From a single Ooceraea biroi isolate clonal line C1 chromosome 12, Obir_v5.4, whole genome shotgun sequence genomic region:
- the LOC105286112 gene encoding major facilitator superfamily domain-containing protein 6: MIFNSMFKRISKDFRQKELIPLKITFFVQASTLYVLYPYLTIHMRELGINVEETAIMSAITPVVAMVMPPLAGMLADRIGNFRIVLSAFSAFGGLAALLLLVVPIGRVTIHFPDRIVMDMSCQDKSSSLLYTMGQTHPCEMELQSEIATRVESCGFVCRVETNNGMDQDSILNSRFYTVWHLDLRNNLNTSYKYAIAPSDLPARIGQQEDVKEHRQLKNNEYFKTSIQQISKTHYFFPTDHLYQFSCVPTSERMKGSDNFTFEMPHGMHESHTSCIFGHLIKPKNNMNQTMNYHSYKSKLKSLRPDEEDLQEERQRYSGKEISWAGESFRKVVCDYSDSINNRIAIDVRLYADNNANLNATDQILSTNECSKRCIVTAPRNAMCSNMNMEVEYNIRLTFWLYLTIRVFIGIIGGTTFAMFEGAVIAILREQEADYGLQRIYGSIGGMISSPLSGLLIDYASRDKGYTDFRPAFYLYAALKLASGVFMLMINLEFKAPATNVVRDVFTVLSNIETAALFLACFVLGTAWGYIESFLFWLIQDLGGSRSLMGITITVGGIAGIPLLALSGPIISKIGHANVLFIGFVFYAVRLVGYSLVYDPWLTLIFEAFESVTASLSFTAAVTYAAKLSTTSTDSSIQGLLGGVYYGVGKGAGSLIGGYLMKAFGTRPTYRIFAVVTLITGVIYFVFNATYLKKRSLLEGNDIVKKKPRSVDTQDGAEKQINDISLHEKPLDETIKEDKKNSMKNSGIDNEGFLKESRDTKLSKEANEQNLTKTVETIENAKNTKKTEQTSDEKHEDKLPTKSNVTQMRNQESNMQKKCFTNPYFETDNPNQCEIMVENEQTVNKRIK; this comes from the exons atgattttcaaCAGCATGTTCAAAAGGATCAGCAAGGACTTTCGTCAGAAAGAGCTGATACCACTcaagataacattttttgttCAAGCATCGA CACTCTATGTGTTGTATCCATACTTGACTATACACATGAGAGAACTGGGGATAAATGTCGAAGAAACGGCAATAATGAGCGCCATCACTCCTGTCGTGGCGATGGTGATGCCGCCGCTTGCCGGTATGTTAGCCGACCGAATAGGAAATTTCAGA ATTGTATTATCGGCGTTTTCCGCGTTTGGTGGTTTGgcagcattattattgctggTAGTGCCAATTGGCAGAGTAACGATACACTTCCCCGATAGGATAGTTATGGACATGAGTTGTCAAGATAAGAGCAGCTCGTTACTTTATACCATGGGCCAGACTCATCCGTGCGAAATGGAACTGCAGTCAGAGATCGCCACGAGAGTAGAAAGTTGCGG ATTCGTGTGTCGTGTAGAAACGAATAATGGAATGGATCAAGACTCGATTCTGAATTCGAGATTTTACACAGTCTGGCATCTCGATCTTCGTAACAACCTTAATACCTCGTACAAGTACGCCATCGCACCGAGCGATTTGCCAGCG AGAATCGGCCAACAGGAAGATGTGAAGGAGCATCGGCAATTAAAGAACAATGAATATTTCAAGACTTCCATCCAACAAATTTCGAAGACGCACTATTTTTTCCCGACAGATCACCTGTATCAATTCTCGTGCGTTCCGACATCAGAACGCATGAAAGGCAGCGATAATTTCACTTTCGAGATGCCACATGGAATGCACGAAAGTCACACGTCGTGCATCTTCGGTCATTTAATTAAACCAAAA aATAACATGAACCAAACAATGAATTATCATTCATATAAATCAAAACTTAAAAGTTTGAGGCCAGACGAAGAAGATTTACAGGAAGAACGACAAAGATACTCAGGAAAGGAGATATCCTGGGCGGGAGAAAGTTTTCGAAAAGTCGTTTGCGACTATTCGGATTCAATAAACAATCGAATCGCGATAGATGTGAGGCTATATGCAGATAATAATGCAAATCTAAACGCAACCGATCAAATCTTGAGCACGAACGAATGCAGCAAAAGATGCATAGTTACTGCACCTCGCAACGCAATGTGCTCTAACATGAATATGGAGgtcgaatataatataaggTTGACGTTCTGGCTTTATCTTACCATTAGAGTATTCATAG GGATTATTGGTGGCACAACGTTCGCTATGTTTGAAGGTGCCGTTATAGCGATATTACGAGAGCAGGAGGCGGATTATGGCCTTCAAAGGATCTATGGCAGTATAGGAGGTATGATCTCTTCACCCTTGTCGGGTTTGCTCATAGATTACGCCAGCAGGGATAAAGGATACACTGATTTCAG ACCGGCGTTTTATCTCTATGCAGCACTGAAACTCGCATCGGGCGTTTTCATGTTAATGATCAATTTAGAATTCAAAGCACCCGCTACGAACGTTGTGCGCGATGTTTTTACCGTTTTGAGTAACATCGAAACCGCTGCACTCTTTCTTGCTTGCTTCGTTCTCG GCACTGCTTGGGGATATATCGAGTCATTCCTTTTCTGGCTGATCCAAGATTTAGGCGGATCTAGATCATTGATGGGCATTACTATAACGGTCGGTGGTATCGCTGGTATACCGTTGCTGGCTCTTTCCGGACCGATAATATCAAAGATCGGTCATGCAAATGTGCTTTTCATCGGATTTGTATTCTACGCTGTCAGGCTTGTGG GTTATTCTTTAGTTTACGATCCTTGGCTCACCCTGATATTTGAGGCATTCGAGTCGGTTACTGCTTCTCTTAGCTTCACCGCAGCCGTTACTTACGCAGCGAAACTATCGACCACGTCTACAGATAGTTCGATACAAGGATTGCTTGGTGGTGTTTATTATGGAGTCG gtAAAGGTGCCGGAAGCTTAATCGGTGGTTACCTAATGAAGGCCTTTGGCACGAGACCGACCTATCGGATTTTCGCTGTAGTGACATTGATAACTGGTgtgatatattttgtatttaatgcAACTTATCTGAAGAAACGATCTTTACTTGAAGGCAACGACATCGTGAAGAAAAAACCGCGAAGCGTCGACACGCAAGATGGCGCCGAAAAGCAGATAAACGACATTAGTTTACATGAGAAGCCACTTGATGAAACAATTAAAGAGGACAAGAAGAATTCCATGAAAAATAGTGGCATAGATAACGAAGGGTTTTTGAAAGAATCGCGAGATACCAAATTATCGAAGGAAGCTAATGAACAGAACTTGACTAAAACTGTCGAAACTATTGAGAACGCTAAAAATACCAAAAAAACTGAACAAACTTCAGACGAAAAACATGAAGATAAATTGCCAACGAAGAGCAATGTGACTCAAATGAGGAATCAGGAAAGTAATATGCAAAAAAAGTGTTTTACTAATCCGTACTTTGAGACTGACAACCCAAATCAATGCGAGATTATGGTAGAAAATGAACAGACCGTTAACAAACGTATCAAGTAG